The Vulgatibacter sp. genome window below encodes:
- a CDS encoding zinc-dependent metalloprotease — MKFSWTRRLLPMLGAVTLAACADGAGDINRVQPNYQEKSQFQGDWYFRQTAIDVPYEAGWIFEGLASDIEKIHWEIQESALVAYRKNHLVPGAEQPGDTEDPEFVPVAAWAITSHFDIVRDYNPATGEQTNVIVENTTDRPWYQRDYIRVDWSKNILPSAMGLDTYITTAFVTGADYYVQEHEYDNPDRFELGEAYIGVVGKYHVEPDYRSCYAMFNDMWGTGSGYNCGAATIKVRSSFVKVDPDKPAYEPLNYPDMVPLVGTTDVNGDGKVDGDDAVKKTVSICSGVTVQNNQGSCTSYTEIACNQDVIDALNRDPFYEQFGYTYDDCRPAGEEMFGKFGYFRTERITYDRQWGHTESGRLNFANRWNIWKTSYDANGQPIPYAQREVKPIVYYLNPDFPEDLYGAADEIGRQWNEAFQRTVAALQGKEITEVSDVFVVKRNSCSPENLRAFVAGNRDAAKIADDVIGGMGRLDFENQERLCAALEAKLGFTWQKNGDLRYSFIYWVDRPQLAGPLGFGPSYADPDTGELLNGTAYVYGAGVDTYANSATEIVELLAGRITEDEVMDGDNMRRFVAANLERSREAREQHFPQEFFDRMNEKAAIFDRMPQGRLVPIPADHYDARLDRIKGTSWEREIFMDDDLLAAYVPGWRPGMELSEEELSKYSPASLFSKKAKDQREARIARFTSKHCALMADFVDASIIGLAMEYDAAGKTRDEIYRDLREKIFVGVMLHEVGHTVGLRHNFNGSTDALNYDDDYWRYATLPSDPAQARSLVDAEEVARIDACLAKAQEWSIGVSTLECLRGSELKQASIMDYGAKFNSDFLGLGKYDKAAIAFGYGQLVEVFEDDVEVPPFLASTLFLNDYTKIPEILGTTENIARRKLAPWSELVRSEADAMRHRAQNLPVFDSQLRCTANCDYAQSREVPYKFCSDEFAAWSLDCKRWDEGANQQEIVQSAIDSFRNYYPFWAFKRDRFNWNPNGYLNRISSRVFDHYTVAFQYYFFYGAYYGNTDFGRDLAAAAVNGLNHLAEVIQTPEPGRHVYCPSNNTYQPAYYGSEDPQGRPCGNSIKRPVDVPFGEGRPFWLEFTDDYHYTFKRIGAYYEKMIALGALADSQARFYRVDSADSSNYSINYYRIFKDEMLGLMGGIILDDHKRFGGKVRDLGGNKLAYEPAKVIDPATWGLPRTGSDETPVLVPRMTYQLRWYAALYGMAFLNSTVDNTMDFRNYFKVSLKGSQDDIDFGPIDYGDPDVYVEVTDPNTHYTYRAANTVDGNGFGYELVKAAKARHDEAWVPAKIALDEAANALQAAPDDDELRGAYYDALNEFRYEEQMLNDKLEFINDFRLFQSVFEYGG; from the coding sequence ATGAAGTTCTCGTGGACGAGACGGCTCCTCCCCATGCTCGGCGCAGTGACGTTGGCTGCGTGCGCGGATGGGGCGGGGGACATCAACCGGGTGCAGCCCAATTACCAGGAGAAGAGCCAATTCCAGGGGGATTGGTACTTCCGCCAGACGGCGATCGACGTCCCCTACGAAGCCGGCTGGATCTTCGAGGGCCTGGCGAGCGACATCGAGAAGATCCACTGGGAGATCCAGGAATCGGCCCTCGTCGCCTATCGCAAGAACCACCTCGTGCCAGGCGCCGAGCAGCCCGGCGACACCGAGGATCCCGAGTTCGTTCCGGTTGCCGCCTGGGCGATCACCAGCCACTTCGACATCGTCCGTGACTACAACCCGGCCACCGGCGAGCAGACCAACGTCATCGTCGAGAACACCACCGATCGTCCCTGGTACCAGCGCGACTACATCCGCGTCGACTGGTCGAAGAACATCCTTCCCAGCGCCATGGGCCTCGACACCTACATCACCACGGCGTTCGTGACCGGCGCCGACTACTACGTGCAGGAGCACGAATACGACAACCCGGACCGCTTCGAGCTCGGCGAGGCGTACATCGGCGTGGTGGGCAAATACCACGTCGAGCCGGACTACCGGTCCTGCTACGCCATGTTCAACGACATGTGGGGAACGGGCAGCGGCTACAACTGCGGCGCCGCCACGATCAAGGTGCGCTCCTCCTTCGTGAAGGTCGACCCCGACAAGCCCGCCTACGAGCCGCTGAACTATCCCGACATGGTGCCGCTCGTCGGCACCACCGACGTCAACGGCGACGGCAAGGTGGACGGCGACGACGCGGTGAAGAAGACGGTCTCGATCTGCTCGGGCGTCACCGTGCAGAACAACCAGGGCAGCTGCACCAGCTACACCGAGATCGCCTGCAACCAGGACGTGATCGACGCCCTCAACCGCGATCCCTTCTACGAGCAGTTCGGCTACACCTACGACGACTGCCGCCCTGCCGGCGAGGAGATGTTCGGCAAGTTCGGGTATTTCCGCACCGAGCGGATCACCTACGACCGGCAGTGGGGCCACACCGAGTCGGGCCGCCTCAACTTCGCCAACCGCTGGAACATCTGGAAGACGAGTTACGACGCGAACGGCCAGCCGATCCCCTACGCGCAGCGGGAGGTGAAGCCCATCGTCTACTACCTCAACCCCGACTTCCCCGAGGACCTCTACGGCGCCGCGGACGAGATCGGCAGGCAGTGGAACGAGGCGTTCCAGCGCACGGTGGCGGCGCTGCAGGGCAAGGAGATCACCGAGGTTTCCGACGTCTTCGTGGTGAAGCGCAACAGCTGCTCCCCGGAGAACCTGCGCGCCTTCGTGGCGGGCAACCGGGACGCGGCGAAGATCGCCGACGACGTGATCGGGGGCATGGGGCGGCTCGACTTCGAGAACCAGGAGCGCCTCTGCGCCGCCCTCGAGGCGAAGCTCGGCTTCACCTGGCAGAAGAACGGCGATCTTCGCTACTCCTTCATCTACTGGGTCGACCGCCCGCAGCTCGCGGGTCCCCTCGGCTTCGGTCCCTCCTACGCCGACCCCGACACCGGCGAGCTGCTGAACGGCACCGCCTACGTCTACGGCGCGGGCGTCGACACCTACGCCAACTCGGCCACCGAGATCGTCGAGCTCCTCGCCGGCAGGATCACCGAGGACGAGGTGATGGACGGCGACAACATGCGCCGCTTCGTCGCCGCCAACCTCGAGCGCTCGCGCGAGGCCCGGGAGCAGCACTTCCCGCAGGAGTTCTTCGATCGGATGAACGAGAAGGCGGCGATCTTCGACCGGATGCCGCAGGGCCGGCTCGTGCCGATTCCCGCGGACCACTACGACGCGCGACTCGACAGGATCAAGGGCACCTCCTGGGAGCGCGAGATCTTCATGGACGACGACCTGCTCGCTGCCTACGTGCCGGGCTGGCGGCCGGGGATGGAGCTCTCGGAGGAGGAGCTCTCGAAATACTCCCCCGCCAGCCTCTTCTCGAAGAAGGCGAAGGATCAGCGGGAGGCGCGCATCGCCCGTTTCACCTCGAAGCATTGCGCGCTGATGGCCGATTTCGTCGACGCCTCGATCATCGGCCTCGCCATGGAGTACGACGCTGCCGGCAAGACCCGCGACGAGATCTACCGGGATCTGCGCGAGAAGATCTTCGTCGGCGTGATGCTCCACGAGGTCGGCCACACCGTGGGCCTGCGCCACAACTTCAACGGCAGCACCGATGCCCTCAACTACGACGACGATTATTGGCGCTACGCCACCCTGCCCAGCGATCCGGCGCAGGCGCGGAGCCTGGTCGACGCGGAGGAGGTGGCGCGGATCGATGCCTGCCTCGCCAAGGCGCAGGAGTGGAGCATCGGCGTCTCGACCCTCGAATGCCTCCGTGGCAGCGAGCTCAAGCAGGCGTCGATCATGGACTACGGCGCCAAGTTCAACTCCGACTTCCTCGGCCTCGGCAAATACGACAAGGCGGCGATCGCCTTCGGCTACGGCCAGCTGGTGGAGGTCTTCGAGGACGACGTCGAGGTCCCGCCCTTCCTCGCCTCGACGCTCTTCCTCAACGACTACACGAAGATCCCCGAGATCCTCGGCACAACCGAGAACATCGCTCGCCGCAAGCTCGCGCCGTGGAGCGAGCTGGTCCGCAGCGAGGCGGACGCGATGCGCCACCGGGCGCAGAACCTGCCGGTCTTCGATTCGCAGCTGCGCTGCACCGCCAACTGCGACTACGCGCAGTCGCGGGAAGTGCCCTACAAATTCTGCTCGGACGAATTCGCCGCGTGGAGCCTCGACTGCAAGCGCTGGGACGAGGGCGCGAACCAGCAGGAGATCGTGCAGAGCGCGATCGACAGCTTCCGGAACTACTATCCGTTCTGGGCGTTCAAGCGCGACCGCTTCAACTGGAATCCGAACGGCTACCTGAACCGGATCTCGAGCCGGGTCTTCGACCACTACACGGTGGCCTTCCAGTACTACTTCTTCTATGGCGCCTACTACGGCAACACCGACTTCGGAAGGGACCTCGCCGCTGCGGCGGTGAACGGCCTCAACCACCTCGCCGAGGTGATCCAGACGCCCGAGCCGGGCCGGCACGTCTACTGCCCCTCCAACAACACCTACCAGCCGGCGTACTACGGCTCGGAGGATCCCCAGGGCAGGCCTTGCGGCAACTCGATCAAGCGCCCGGTGGACGTGCCCTTCGGCGAGGGCCGGCCGTTCTGGCTCGAGTTCACCGACGACTACCACTACACCTTCAAGCGGATCGGCGCGTACTACGAGAAGATGATCGCGCTGGGAGCGCTCGCCGATTCGCAGGCGCGCTTCTACCGGGTCGACTCCGCCGACTCGAGCAACTACAGCATCAACTACTACCGGATCTTCAAGGACGAGATGCTCGGCCTGATGGGCGGCATCATCCTCGACGACCACAAGCGCTTCGGCGGCAAGGTGAGGGATCTCGGCGGCAACAAGCTCGCCTACGAGCCGGCGAAGGTGATCGATCCGGCGACGTGGGGCCTGCCCCGCACCGGGAGCGACGAGACGCCGGTCCTGGTGCCGCGGATGACCTACCAGTTGCGGTGGTACGCCGCGCTCTACGGCATGGCCTTCCTGAACTCCACCGTCGACAACACGATGGACTTCCGGAACTACTTCAAGGTCTCGCTCAAGGGCTCGCAGGACGACATCGACTTCGGCCCCATCGACTACGGGGATCCGGACGTCTATGTCGAGGTCACCGATCCCAACACGCACTACACCTACCGCGCCGCCAACACGGTAGACGGCAACGGTTTCGGCTACGAGCTGGTGAAGGCGGCGAAGGCCCGCCACGACGAGGCGTGGGTGCCGGCGAAGATCGCGCTGGACGAGGCGGCGAACGCGCTCCAGGCGGCGCCGGACGACGACGAGCTCCGCGGCGCGTACTACGACGCGCTCAACGAGTTCCGCTACGAAGAGCAGATGCTCAACGACAAGCTGGAGTTCATCAACGACTTCCGGCTCTTCCAGAGCGTCTTCGAATACGGCGGTTGA
- a CDS encoding Ig-like domain-containing protein: MRSIGSILAALAVLLAFTACSDQEFTVNLDQPLRVLALEPGGEATGVHIDAALQVSFSEAVKPGSVNAGTVYLEALDPAGAGTKVDAAIAYDAATFTATLQPAAPLAYSVRHRLVVTTGIERVRVPAASLPQRVEVVFTTEHPPAFRLVGLLPGAGTNAAAIDAPIVATFSEPIDEATVTAESFRVEDADSGSAIAGDLASDGAVVTFVPAAPFGYSREVRVILGTALASTRATDDGGHLEHDLTLTFGTVDPAPLAVISADPGDGTDDFARDRTFSVRFSEPLDPASATAQTVRFEDVTDPAAPVALQPEDPANYLTFSEGNARITFDPAVELGFTRLVRVTLAGSIEPAAPALRSARATDDGGSLPAPITWEVKTIDPPQLRIINAIPGAGSVGAPIEGAVAITFSEPIVDFTADPVGSALVENVADPLVPVAVDGVWTLSGDGQTATFDPFVDLAYATTYRVTLTERIRSQRATDEGGFLLGTTDWTFTTEPPPALGLVAHVPSADSGGIARLTTAGTPQPIVLTFGEPVDPTTVADNVVVSDHFGDAVAGSVTVDGAHVTFEPALAFAYSAQYRVTLLPAITSVRGGPMENGFVFVFDTLDPPPLQVVATLPSGGAAGIERTQPVVLTFSEGIDQALVASSIEVFDVTSGATIAGTFDFGGIGDESGNLDLAGVDVTATFRPTAPDAAWPDVLWPYSRRIGVRIAATLGSDRATDGSANPTGHRGGWLEGGHEIDFRLIDPPALLVGDRMPGAGDVQVARGQPLVLTLTEGVEQASVVLYDGTNGAAATLRVTDADTGLPIAGTLAFNAADEAVHAEGRGADTQLTFTPDGGLWGWSQDVQVQLSTAIRSDRATLYEGVEHGHLADPTLTWSFHAEDPPELLIVSTDPGASEMNVAPDAAVVVTFNEVLDPASVHAASFLVEEVTGGGATPVAGSFSFDGGGASVIFTPAVELPLASRIRVTLTTAICSAIATSDRGCLAQDVSWHFDVVPVPRLQVVSTAPGDGAQLVPITTGLSITFNLDVLQNSIDPAVNAGVVRIEDVTDPANPRPVDITLVSYDGQDKTGWFAISDPLGPNAGQLAPLTPYRVTVRGGATGVLTGAGGELLLDYVFDFATGSNNLVFGTRPAAGAADVDIGTPICAIFNASVIESTVDSTSFALTFVDAFGRTQAVPVAGFDFNVVDPITFALIDANPATDTANEVCFLPDAGAWDCHEDLRTLLYEQGYSVTLVSTIQTSAGPLVGGHTWSFTTGAPPLIEAVTAANDVVTVASLAGAIEVPIDASFAITFAAPMNPATIHGASVMLHALPGDVQVPATVTLAADGRTALLTPDALLGYAATWELRAHGGMTGPTDLDGNYLESDVSWRFSTSPATQLLVSVPQGGSNAVNSIVVAELSRAIHPPSLSPATLFVTAGGNRVPGLTAPREDYRGVAFIPSVELLGNTTHEIHVTTGLRDHRGNPMPAASPLPLGGIAGDAFVGSFSTSNGNDPNSPSLSSSTPGNGGVLAGGGRAIVLNFSEAMNMASFTAGSDAANASAHLVDDLGNRITASFRALSSTSVEMQPDSFLRNGRSYTVTLDREISDAARNSLNATAFSFTVEGIAPASSGMVPANGAVGVLGDAVLAASFSEQMDPDSINAATFTLTCDGAPVAGVITVAADGRSAAFDPAAPLLAAASCTARLDGPTDAAGNALPIATSTFTVVSGPVAVALSPATGSTVAVGTSLVADFGRAIDPATLVPSSTTGAGTVRLVDTAAGSEVFGCMEIDPADPSVVTFHPVEALTAGATYELQVTAGVTDWAGNASDVVSTIFTIAP; this comes from the coding sequence ATGCGCTCGATCGGATCGATCCTTGCCGCCCTGGCGGTGCTGCTCGCCTTCACGGCCTGCTCCGATCAGGAGTTCACCGTCAATCTCGATCAGCCGCTGCGGGTGCTCGCCCTCGAGCCCGGCGGCGAGGCCACAGGCGTGCACATCGATGCAGCGCTGCAGGTGAGCTTCAGCGAGGCGGTGAAGCCCGGCTCGGTGAACGCCGGCACGGTCTACCTCGAGGCTCTCGATCCGGCAGGCGCCGGCACGAAGGTGGACGCGGCGATCGCCTACGACGCCGCCACCTTCACCGCCACGCTCCAGCCTGCGGCGCCCCTCGCCTATTCGGTGCGCCACCGCCTGGTGGTGACCACCGGGATCGAGCGCGTGCGCGTCCCGGCAGCTTCCCTGCCGCAGCGGGTCGAGGTGGTCTTCACCACCGAGCACCCGCCCGCCTTCCGGCTGGTGGGGCTGCTGCCCGGGGCCGGGACCAACGCCGCCGCCATCGACGCGCCGATCGTCGCCACCTTCAGCGAGCCGATCGACGAAGCCACCGTCACGGCGGAGAGCTTCCGGGTCGAGGACGCCGACAGCGGCAGCGCCATCGCGGGCGACCTCGCCTCAGACGGCGCGGTGGTCACCTTCGTGCCGGCGGCGCCCTTCGGCTACTCGCGGGAGGTGCGGGTCATCCTCGGCACCGCGCTCGCATCCACCCGCGCCACCGACGACGGCGGCCACCTCGAGCACGACCTCACGCTCACCTTCGGCACCGTCGATCCGGCACCCCTCGCGGTGATCAGCGCCGATCCCGGCGACGGCACCGACGACTTCGCCCGCGATCGCACCTTCAGCGTGCGCTTCTCCGAGCCGCTCGATCCGGCCTCCGCCACCGCGCAGACGGTGCGCTTCGAGGACGTGACCGATCCCGCGGCGCCGGTGGCGCTGCAGCCCGAGGATCCGGCCAACTACCTCACCTTCTCCGAGGGCAACGCCCGGATCACCTTCGATCCCGCAGTCGAGCTGGGCTTCACCCGCCTCGTCCGCGTCACCCTCGCAGGCTCGATCGAGCCCGCAGCGCCGGCGCTCCGCTCGGCCCGCGCCACCGACGACGGCGGCAGCCTCCCGGCGCCGATCACCTGGGAGGTGAAGACGATCGATCCGCCGCAGCTGCGCATCATCAACGCCATCCCCGGCGCGGGCAGCGTCGGCGCGCCGATCGAGGGCGCCGTCGCCATCACCTTCTCCGAGCCGATCGTCGACTTCACCGCCGATCCGGTCGGGAGCGCGCTGGTCGAGAACGTCGCCGATCCCCTTGTGCCGGTGGCGGTGGACGGTGTCTGGACCCTCTCCGGCGACGGGCAGACCGCCACCTTCGACCCCTTCGTCGACCTGGCCTATGCCACCACCTACCGGGTGACGCTCACCGAGCGGATCCGCTCGCAGCGCGCCACCGACGAGGGCGGCTTCCTCCTCGGCACCACCGACTGGACCTTCACCACCGAGCCGCCGCCGGCCTTGGGCCTGGTGGCCCACGTGCCCTCGGCCGATTCCGGCGGCATCGCCCGCCTCACCACCGCGGGCACGCCGCAGCCGATCGTCCTCACCTTCGGCGAGCCGGTGGATCCCACCACCGTCGCCGACAACGTCGTCGTCTCCGACCACTTCGGCGACGCGGTGGCGGGCAGCGTCACCGTCGACGGCGCCCACGTCACCTTCGAGCCGGCGCTGGCCTTCGCCTACTCGGCGCAGTACCGCGTCACCTTGCTCCCGGCGATCACCTCGGTCCGCGGCGGCCCGATGGAGAACGGCTTCGTCTTCGTCTTCGACACCCTCGACCCGCCGCCGTTGCAGGTGGTGGCCACGCTGCCCTCCGGCGGCGCCGCGGGGATCGAGCGGACGCAGCCCGTCGTCCTCACCTTCAGCGAGGGCATCGATCAGGCCCTCGTCGCCTCGAGCATCGAGGTCTTCGACGTGACCTCCGGCGCCACCATCGCCGGCACCTTCGACTTCGGCGGGATCGGCGACGAGAGCGGCAACCTCGATCTCGCCGGCGTCGACGTCACCGCCACCTTCCGGCCCACCGCCCCCGACGCAGCCTGGCCCGACGTGCTCTGGCCCTACAGCCGCCGCATCGGCGTGCGCATCGCCGCCACCCTCGGCTCCGATCGCGCCACCGACGGCAGCGCCAATCCCACCGGCCACCGGGGCGGCTGGCTCGAGGGCGGCCACGAGATCGACTTCCGCCTGATCGATCCGCCGGCGCTCCTCGTGGGCGACCGCATGCCCGGCGCAGGCGACGTGCAGGTGGCCAGGGGCCAGCCCCTCGTCCTCACCCTGACCGAGGGCGTGGAGCAGGCCTCGGTGGTCCTCTACGACGGCACCAACGGCGCCGCCGCCACCTTGCGCGTCACCGACGCCGACACCGGCCTGCCCATCGCCGGCACCCTCGCCTTCAACGCCGCCGACGAGGCGGTGCATGCGGAGGGGCGCGGCGCCGACACGCAGCTCACCTTCACGCCGGACGGCGGCCTGTGGGGCTGGTCGCAGGACGTGCAGGTGCAGCTCTCCACCGCCATCCGCTCCGACCGCGCCACGCTCTACGAGGGTGTGGAGCACGGCCACCTCGCCGACCCGACGCTCACCTGGAGCTTCCACGCGGAGGATCCGCCGGAGCTGCTCATCGTGAGCACCGACCCCGGCGCCTCCGAGATGAACGTCGCCCCCGACGCGGCCGTCGTGGTCACCTTCAACGAGGTCCTCGATCCGGCCTCCGTCCACGCCGCCAGCTTCCTCGTCGAGGAGGTCACCGGCGGCGGCGCGACGCCGGTGGCGGGCAGCTTCTCCTTCGACGGCGGCGGCGCCTCGGTGATCTTCACGCCGGCGGTGGAGCTGCCCCTCGCCTCCCGGATCCGGGTGACCCTGACCACCGCGATCTGCTCGGCGATCGCCACCTCGGACCGCGGCTGCCTCGCGCAGGACGTGAGTTGGCACTTCGACGTGGTGCCCGTGCCCCGGCTGCAGGTGGTCTCCACGGCCCCCGGCGATGGCGCGCAGCTGGTGCCGATCACCACCGGCCTGTCGATCACCTTCAACCTCGACGTGCTCCAGAACAGCATCGATCCCGCCGTGAACGCAGGCGTGGTCCGGATCGAGGACGTCACCGATCCCGCCAACCCCCGGCCGGTCGACATCACGCTCGTCTCCTACGACGGGCAGGACAAGACCGGCTGGTTCGCCATCTCCGATCCGCTCGGCCCCAACGCCGGGCAGCTCGCGCCGCTCACGCCCTACCGGGTGACGGTGCGTGGCGGCGCCACCGGGGTGCTCACCGGCGCAGGCGGCGAGCTCCTCCTCGACTACGTCTTCGACTTCGCCACCGGCTCGAACAACCTGGTCTTCGGCACCAGGCCCGCTGCCGGCGCCGCGGACGTCGACATCGGCACGCCGATCTGCGCCATCTTCAACGCGTCGGTGATCGAGTCGACGGTCGACTCCACCTCCTTCGCCCTCACCTTCGTCGACGCCTTCGGCAGGACGCAGGCGGTGCCGGTGGCTGGCTTCGACTTCAACGTGGTCGACCCGATCACCTTCGCCCTGATCGACGCCAATCCCGCCACCGACACGGCGAACGAGGTCTGCTTCCTCCCGGACGCAGGCGCCTGGGATTGCCACGAGGACCTGCGCACGCTCCTCTACGAGCAGGGTTACAGCGTCACCCTGGTGAGCACGATCCAGACGAGCGCCGGCCCGCTGGTCGGCGGCCACACCTGGTCGTTCACCACCGGCGCCCCGCCGCTGATCGAGGCGGTCACCGCCGCCAACGACGTGGTCACCGTCGCTTCCCTCGCCGGGGCGATCGAGGTGCCGATCGACGCCAGCTTCGCCATCACCTTCGCCGCGCCGATGAACCCCGCCACGATCCACGGCGCGTCGGTGATGCTCCACGCCCTGCCCGGCGACGTGCAGGTGCCTGCCACCGTGACCCTCGCCGCCGACGGCCGCACCGCGCTGCTCACGCCCGACGCGCTGCTCGGCTACGCGGCGACCTGGGAGTTGCGCGCCCATGGCGGCATGACCGGTCCCACCGATCTCGATGGCAACTACCTGGAGAGCGACGTCTCCTGGCGCTTCAGCACCTCGCCTGCGACGCAGCTGCTGGTCTCGGTGCCGCAGGGTGGTTCCAACGCAGTCAATTCGATCGTGGTGGCGGAGCTCTCCCGCGCCATCCACCCGCCCAGCCTCTCGCCGGCGACGCTCTTCGTCACCGCGGGCGGCAACCGGGTGCCTGGCCTCACCGCGCCCCGCGAGGACTACCGCGGCGTCGCCTTCATCCCCTCGGTGGAGCTCCTCGGCAATACCACCCACGAGATCCACGTCACCACCGGCCTCCGCGACCACCGCGGCAACCCGATGCCCGCGGCGAGCCCGCTGCCGCTGGGTGGCATCGCCGGCGACGCCTTCGTCGGCAGCTTCTCCACCTCCAACGGCAACGATCCCAACAGCCCCTCGCTCTCCTCCTCGACGCCGGGCAACGGCGGCGTGCTGGCAGGTGGCGGCAGGGCGATCGTCCTCAATTTCTCCGAGGCGATGAACATGGCGTCGTTCACCGCGGGCAGCGACGCCGCGAACGCCTCGGCGCACCTGGTGGACGATCTGGGCAACCGGATCACCGCCTCGTTCCGGGCGCTCTCCTCGACCTCGGTCGAGATGCAGCCGGACAGCTTCCTGCGCAACGGCAGGAGCTACACCGTCACCCTCGACCGGGAGATCTCGGACGCGGCCCGCAACTCGCTGAACGCCACCGCCTTCTCCTTCACGGTGGAGGGGATCGCGCCAGCGTCGAGCGGGATGGTGCCGGCGAACGGCGCTGTCGGCGTCCTCGGCGACGCGGTGCTCGCCGCGAGCTTCTCCGAGCAGATGGATCCCGACTCGATCAACGCCGCCACCTTCACGCTCACCTGCGACGGCGCTCCCGTCGCCGGCGTGATCACCGTGGCAGCGGACGGCAGGAGCGCGGCCTTCGACCCAGCGGCGCCGCTGCTCGCCGCTGCCTCCTGCACGGCGCGGCTCGACGGCCCCACCGACGCCGCAGGCAACGCCCTGCCGATCGCCACCTCCACCTTCACGGTGGTGAGCGGCCCGGTGGCGGTGGCCCTCTCGCCGGCGACCGGCAGCACCGTCGCCGTCGGCACGTCGCTGGTGGCGGACTTCGGCAGGGCGATCGATCCCGCGACCCTCGTCCCCTCGAGCACCACCGGCGCCGGCACCGTCCGGCTGGTGGATACCGCTGCCGGCAGCGAGGTCTTCGGCTGCATGGAGATCGACCCCGCGGACCCGAGCGTGGTGACCTTCCACCCGGTGGAGGCGCTCACCGCCGGCGCCACGTACGAGCTGCAGGTGACGGCTGGGGTGACGGATTGGGCTGGCAACGCCAGCGACGTCGTCTCGACGATCTTCACGATCGCTCCCTGA